The DNA segment TACAAGCGCTGTGGACCAATCCGTCAACAGTGCAGTCTGCTTTTTTCGAAATTTCTTCTGTTGCTTGCCGCTCTGAATAGATTGTTCCCAGGCTGCATGCTCATCCTCAGCTCCGGCAAGGTCAGCCCAATGGATGGATAAATCAATATCTTCGGAAAAGCGATCGATGACCTTCCAGCATTTGCTGAGGGCAGTTCCACCCTTGAAAGCAACAGAGAAATCACCCATCAACTGCTCTTCATACAAAAGGCGTAAAATTTCTGTAACCCACAGATCTTTTTCCAGAAAGTTAGCTGGCAGTCCCGCAGGATGCTTTTGGGCACCCAACAGCAAAAGCTGTTTCAGTTCTTCCTGTTTTTGGGGGCTTTGATAGAAATCGAGGATGTTCACTAAGCGGCTTGCTCCAGCTGGCGGAATTTATTCTGCCAAGCATGAAGCAGAGGCAATGCACTGAGCTTATGTAGTATCTCCCTAGTCTCGGAGCTGGATAGCGACAGTCTGCGAAAAGCAGTCTTTAGGTTAGACACTTCAACTGACTCAGGCGGAGTTACCAGCAGCCCTCGCAACAGAGCACCTTCTGGCCCATTCCCCCAACGAAGCTTTTGCTCAGTAATATGGCGCACTTCAACCACTTCATTTCCAATCCTGAACTCCCGAGAGGGGCCATTACTCCAAAAGATCGTTCTCATCGGCGCTTGAGTTTGCAGCCCTAGCCGGTACGCAGCCTCCTGACCCTGACTGACCAGTTTATAACCATGCTCTTTAGCCCAAACCTTGGCCACCTGCTCGGCGCTGGCCGTTGTTTTAATGGACGGCATGCTAGGCAGAGGCTTGGGACGGACATATATACCCTTGGATACCCGCTCAACCACACCTTCCTGAGCAAGGCGACTGAGTGCTTTTTGTACAGATGTGCGATTGCCCAGTGCATAAAACCCTGTAATCGAAAAGGGCACACCACGCTTCATGCGCTCAACCCTGTTTGAAACTTTTAAGGCAACAGACATTCTGACTTCACTTCTGACATATAAATATCAATGTGGATATATTTTAGCCCACTATTTTAGCGGCATTCAAGGTATTTAATGTCAGGATTGAGACACTTCACAATGAACTTACCGACGACATATTCCAACACCAACCTGCAACATCTGCCCAGCCAGCCAAAACAACAAAAAATCCATGCTTATCAACGAGTTAAAAACGTAAAGCCTCTAATACGGGATTTTCAAACACAAACCTTCGATAGGCAGGTATCCTACGGTCATGACTACAAATGAACGGCTCATTGCCATTGGCGACATCCACGGCTGCTACAGCCATCTCACATGCCTGATCGATCAGATCCAACCAACTGAGCATGACCTGCTGGTCTTTCTCGGTGATTACATCGACCGAGGCCCCGACTCGCGGGCCGTTATTGACTACTGCTTTTCGCTGAAAGATCGATACCCCTGTGTTTTCATCAAAGGCAACCACGAGGAGATGCTTCTCGCCTCCTTGGAGGATGAGGCGTATTTCAACTACTGGATGCAGTATGGTGGTGATAAGACCCTAGAATCCTATGGCCTACCCCTTAAGACCAGTTCAGTTACCCAAATCCCGGATGAGCACATCGAGTTTATGGCGCAATGCCTCGATTACTATGAGACGGATGACTTCATTTTCAGCCATGCCCAGCCCAACCCGGAAAAGTCTATGGATCAGCAAACGGCTGAAGAGCTTCGCTGGGAGCACAGAGAGATCGAGACTCTTCACTGCACCACTAAACCTGTTATCTATGGGCACACTACCCAGCGGAATAGCCAGGTTCGTGCTCTATCCTCCGGCTGGGGAATAGATACCTATGCCCACGGCGGCGGTTGGCTGACAGCACTGGTGTTGCCGCAAGGTGAGGTGATCCAGGTAAACCAGTTTTCAGAGGTGAAAAAATCCCGAGTGCCATCAGTTCAACTGTAGACACTCGGGTCAGATCGTAGCGACTATTCCTCCTCCCGCCGCAACATACCTGTGTACTCCTCGCTCATGAAATACATCGCCCACTCATCCGGCTCAAAGCCTTCCTGGGTCCAGTGAATCCATAAGCCAAGTGCGCTGGGTTGAGTGTGATCACTGAAGAAATGCGGCATACGACCAACGGTTTTATCCGGCTTGATAACACCGTTGAAGACAGTTTCACCCTCCTTCGAGTAAATCTCCAGATAGTCACCGGCTTCCAAAATCACCAGCCCGTCATATCCCTCCAAGCCATCTCGCTTCATCGCCCACATCACACCTTCCAGGCCGGTTTCAAAATAACCTGTGAGGACACCACGATACTCCACCATCATGACGACCTCCCGGCATTGAGTGCCGCTGGGTGGGTTTCGGCATACACTCTCTTCAGGTGGTTAATCGCCACATGAGTATAGATTTGGGTGGTGGAAATATCGGCATGGCCCAGCATATCCTGTACTACCCTGATATCCGCACCGTTCTCATGCATCAAGGTCGCAGTGGAGTGCCGGAACAGGTTACAGGCACCGGGCTTGTTGATACCTGCTCGCTGCACGTACTTGGACACAATACGGGTTACTTGATGCTCCCGGAACTTCAGGCCTTTGTTATCCAGAAACAAAGCTGATCCCGAATGCAACTGCTGCAATTTGGGGCGAACATGCTTGAGGTACAACTGCACCCAGGTACAGGCTGAGAGGGCAATCGGTACCCGACGATCTTTCTCTCCTTTACCCTTATGCACTGTCACCACCCCAGTTTTTACATCCACATCATCAACATTGAGATTGGCCAATTCCATTCGCCGAATGCCGGTGGCGTAAAACACCGCCAGCATCGCTCGGTCTCTCAACCCCTTGTGATCATGCAGCAACGACTGTTGCAAGGTAGCCTCAATTTCCTCAACGTCCAGATATCCCTTGGGTAGCTGCCGAGGGACTTTCGGTAATTCCATCAAGGCCAACCCGTTTTCTTTGATGATGCCTCTCACATGCAAGCGGCGAAAGAGGACTTTCACTGCGGTGAGGCGGTTACGAATGGTCGGCTTTTGCAACGGTTTTTGTGTAAACGGCTGGCGGTGACGAAATAAATACGCCTGGTAGGCCTCAATCTCTTCAATACCAATCTGCTGAGGGCGTTTTAAGCGCTCAGACAGAGCCCATTGAGTGAAAGCGTTGAGCGAGCTTCGCTTGCCTTCAATGGTTCTGGGTGAAAGCCCTTTGACCAGACAATCCTCCAGATACCACTCCACACAGGCTACCAGTGTTTTTGGCTTTGGACGATTTAACATAGACCGTCCTCCCTGAGCGCTTCATAGGTCTGGGCACAGGGTTGAGCACCACTGACCAAAAACCGTAAGGCCTCGGTACCATGCTCCAGCACATAGCCTTTCAGATCCATACCTGCCGGAAACGCCAGCCGCGAACACTCGACACCACAGGTACTTAAGGCCTGAGCCACCAAGCGGCTGGTTTGATCACCTTTGACCGTACCGTCGAAGGCAATTGTGACGCTACGAGCCCGGCTGCCCGCTAAGGCCTCCAAGTGCTCAGTACCAAATCCTCGCAGACCTAAAGTAGCCACCACATTGCGATAACCCGCTGATAACAAAATTAATGCTTCTAACGGATTCTTGCAGAGAATGATTTCCTGAAATTGGTGCAAAGCCCGCACGTTATAAAAACCCGCAGATTGTACAGACCAATAAAGGTGATACAGCGTACCAGGACGAAGCCGAGGTGTAATCCGCTCTCCATAAGCTTCCGTGATTTCACCATGCTCATTGCGATTGGGGAAAACCAGCGTACCACGAAAAAATTCACCACCGCTGCCAACAAACATTCCGAGACGCTGGAGATTGCCCCGGATCAATGCCCCCGCCTTCGTTCTGCCAAGCGGAAGCTGCTTACCTAAGGTACGATCAGCAAAGCCAATACCCAGCCGTTTGAGTAGCTCAGCATCTTCAATACCGAGCTGGCGCAGGAAATCCAATGCCCTCGGATTGTAGAACAACGCTTCCTGGTAATAGGCAAAGACCTGATCGATCAGTGTTTGATTAGTCGGGTTATCACCATCAATCTCGGGAAAGTCTGCATAACCTAACCACCGGAGATCGTAGACAGCGGATGGATGGCCTTGATAAGTATTCAGTAGCTCAATCATTACACATCCTCCCTGACACTGTTGTACAGCTTGCGCATGGACTCGCCGCGTAATTCAATCCTGTGAGCACGATGCATAACACGATCGAGAATGGCATCAGCAACGGTGGGATCATCGATGTAATTCAGCCAATCGACATAAGGCACCTGCGAACTCATGATCAGACTGCCGCTGTCGTAGCGATCTTCGATCACCTCCAACAAATCGGCAGATTCCTGGTGCGTTGTGGCGGAGAGGCCAAAATCATCAACAATTAACACCCTGGGCTTGGCATACGATAGCCTTAGCGCTGATAACGAGCCGTCCGCACGAGCAACCATAATTGCTTCCAGTATGCGAGGTAGCCGGAGATAGAGCACGGACAACCCTCGGCGCAAGCATTGATTACCCAACGCGCAAGCCAGATAGCTCTTACCGGTACCAGTCGGCCCGGTAATCACAATGTTGTTGGCCTTGTCCACCCAGGAGCAGGCATTCAGGCTCCCCATCAGCGAGCGGTTCAAACCACGGCTGGCGGTATAGTCGATACCCTCTACACATGCTTCTCGCTGTTTCAGTTTCGCTTTGCGCTGCAAATTCTGAAAACGGCGCAGTTCGGTATGGTGAACCTGACTATCAATCGCTCGCCCAAACCGCTGATCGAAACTCAACGCCTCCACTGCCGGATCACCGTGCCCAAGGCGGTAGTCTTCCAGCATACCCGTCAATTTCAGTTGAGTGAGCTTGTCCACATTCTGTTGAAACTCCATCTCATAGCCCTCCCTGTGCGTAGTAACTCGCGCCACGGATATTCTCGTGAAGTGGCAGCTGGGACTGTACGGGTTTGAAGTCGGCATCCTGCTTATACAAGCCCGTCCGCAAGATAGACTTCACACTACTCAGCCGCATGGAAGCAATTGCCTGAGCCCGCTTGCAGGCCGCCTCGAACTCGGCGGGGTCATACTGGCGGGCCAGTGAACGCAAGGCTGAGCAGGCCT comes from the Microbulbifer sp. MI-G genome and includes:
- a CDS encoding tyrosine-type recombinase/integrase, coding for MLNRPKPKTLVACVEWYLEDCLVKGLSPRTIEGKRSSLNAFTQWALSERLKRPQQIGIEEIEAYQAYLFRHRQPFTQKPLQKPTIRNRLTAVKVLFRRLHVRGIIKENGLALMELPKVPRQLPKGYLDVEEIEATLQQSLLHDHKGLRDRAMLAVFYATGIRRMELANLNVDDVDVKTGVVTVHKGKGEKDRRVPIALSACTWVQLYLKHVRPKLQQLHSGSALFLDNKGLKFREHQVTRIVSKYVQRAGINKPGACNLFRHSTATLMHENGADIRVVQDMLGHADISTTQIYTHVAINHLKRVYAETHPAALNAGRSS
- a CDS encoding serine/threonine protein phosphatase; this translates as MTTNERLIAIGDIHGCYSHLTCLIDQIQPTEHDLLVFLGDYIDRGPDSRAVIDYCFSLKDRYPCVFIKGNHEEMLLASLEDEAYFNYWMQYGGDKTLESYGLPLKTSSVTQIPDEHIEFMAQCLDYYETDDFIFSHAQPNPEKSMDQQTAEELRWEHREIETLHCTTKPVIYGHTTQRNSQVRALSSGWGIDTYAHGGGWLTALVLPQGEVIQVNQFSEVKKSRVPSVQL
- the istB gene encoding IS21-like element helper ATPase IstB, with product MARVTTHREGYEMEFQQNVDKLTQLKLTGMLEDYRLGHGDPAVEALSFDQRFGRAIDSQVHHTELRRFQNLQRKAKLKQREACVEGIDYTASRGLNRSLMGSLNACSWVDKANNIVITGPTGTGKSYLACALGNQCLRRGLSVLYLRLPRILEAIMVARADGSLSALRLSYAKPRVLIVDDFGLSATTHQESADLLEVIEDRYDSGSLIMSSQVPYVDWLNYIDDPTVADAILDRVMHRAHRIELRGESMRKLYNSVREDV
- a CDS encoding toprim domain-containing protein yields the protein MIELLNTYQGHPSAVYDLRWLGYADFPEIDGDNPTNQTLIDQVFAYYQEALFYNPRALDFLRQLGIEDAELLKRLGIGFADRTLGKQLPLGRTKAGALIRGNLQRLGMFVGSGGEFFRGTLVFPNRNEHGEITEAYGERITPRLRPGTLYHLYWSVQSAGFYNVRALHQFQEIILCKNPLEALILLSAGYRNVVATLGLRGFGTEHLEALAGSRARSVTIAFDGTVKGDQTSRLVAQALSTCGVECSRLAFPAGMDLKGYVLEHGTEALRFLVSGAQPCAQTYEALREDGLC
- a CDS encoding DUF6088 family protein; translated protein: MSVALKVSNRVERMKRGVPFSITGFYALGNRTSVQKALSRLAQEGVVERVSKGIYVRPKPLPSMPSIKTTASAEQVAKVWAKEHGYKLVSQGQEAAYRLGLQTQAPMRTIFWSNGPSREFRIGNEVVEVRHITEQKLRWGNGPEGALLRGLLVTPPESVEVSNLKTAFRRLSLSSSETREILHKLSALPLLHAWQNKFRQLEQAA